From a single Plasmodium yoelii strain 17X genome assembly, chromosome: 9 genomic region:
- a CDS encoding acidic ribosomal protein P1, protein MAAIPVAELPECEKQELLCTYAALILHEEKMSITNENIVKLIKKSNNTVLPYLPMLFEKALKGKDIEGLLSNLSVGGGAPAAAAQVATENADDGKKDSKKEEKVEEEEEEDDLGFSLFG, encoded by the exons ATGGCAGCCATCCCAGTAGCAGAATTACCTGAATGCGAAAAACAGGAACTTTTATGTACCTACGCAGCCTTAATATTACatgaagaaaaaatgagcataactaatgaaaatattgtaaagcttattaaaaaatcaaaCAATACAGTTTTACCATACTTACCAATGCTTTTTGAAAAGGCATTAAAAGGAAAAGATATTGA AGGATTATTAAGCAACTTAAGTGTTGGTGGAGGTGCTCCAGCAGCTGCAGCACAAGTTGCCACTGAAAATGCTGATGATGGCAAAAAGGACTCTAAAAAAGAAGAGAAAGTAGAAGaggaagaagaagaagatgaTTTAGGTTTTTCATTATTCGGTTAG
- a CDS encoding fam-b protein, with protein MQETNFSINDFYDSTLSILDKHDGGNCGEEEKIYTNKTIKLSPKDSKYIDILSELKDIENEVKECINEIASKLEISKKGNDDNGEYELSVESNVDKRIIKKDIHLLVSRIEDLKELKHSENILNVDNNYFGNKYNEVISGSSYAVVKCDSSFNETYKDFMKNHVLLFAVTLMCLFSGGLAIPLVILLLPKAKYTIKKLWKLRKLFKKKSRMIK; from the coding sequence ATGCAAGAAACTAATTTCAGcataaatgatttttatgaTTCTACTTTGAGCATTTTAGATAAGCATGATGGGGGCAATTGTggtgaagaagaaaaaatatatactaataaaactataaaattgAGCCCAAAGGATTCtaaatatattgatatattatcagaattaaaagatatagaaaatgaaGTGAAAGAATGCATTAATGAAATTGCGAGCAAATTAGAAATATCGAAAAAAGGAAACGATGATAATGGGGAATATGAACTATCAGTGGAATCAAATGTAGATAAaaggataataaaaaaggatATTCATCTCCTTGTATCGAGAATTGAAGATTTAAAAGAACTGAAACATAGTGAAAATATCTTGAATGTAGATAATAATTACTttggaaataaatataatgaagtTATTTCAGGAAGTAGTTATGCTGTAGTCAAGTGTGATTCAAGCTTTAATGAAACGTACAAAGATTTCATGAAGAATCATGTATTACTATTTGCAGTTACATTAATGTGTTTATTTTCAGGAGGGTTAGCAATACCATtggttattttattattaccgAAAGCGAAATACACCATTAAGAAGCTATGGAAACTCAGAAagttattcaaaaaaaaatcacgCATGATAAAATAG